The following are encoded together in the Humulus lupulus chromosome 5, drHumLupu1.1, whole genome shotgun sequence genome:
- the LOC133778597 gene encoding uncharacterized protein LOC133778597: MDANNNIFPLAFGIGDSENDSSWLWFFTKLKETYGEREGMAIISDRHKSIENAIDHVYPKAFHGACIFHLLNNIKVNFGVHGEDLNLNFVKAAKAYRVQSFEHYMHEIDKIDTRIRPYLQKIGYSTWSRCHAPTRRYTMMTSNIVESINAALKAARTLPITTMMEGLRSLVQKWVWKNGNEANGTFTQVTTDTETVLRENFIRAIKFQVFPVNTILYQVVVEQKGNFLVNLMEKTCECKRFQQDEIPCAHAIAVFAKTRLKTYDYVADYYKTTTMKATYDSTVHPLPNEGEWTLPETLNIIVLPPKSRKPPGRPRRKRIRSRGEPKVQIKCGRCAQQGHNRKTCRNEPIPKLRNTTKSKKIDK, from the exons aTGGATGCTAACAACAACATATTCCCATTAGCCTTTGGAATTGGAGACTCTGAAAATGATTCATCATGGTTATGGTTTTTCACAAAGCTAAAGGAGACATATGGAGAAAGAGAAG GTATGGCAATCATTTcagacaggcataaaagcatagAAAATGCTATAGACCATGTATACCCAAAAGCTTTCCATGGAGCATGCATATTCCACCTGTTAAATAACATCAAAGTCAATTTTGGTGTCCATGGGGAGGACCTAAACCTAAACTTTGTCAAAGCAGCAAAGGCATACAGGGTACAATCATTTGAGCATTACATGCATGAAATAGACAAGATTGACACACGCATAAGACCGTATTTACAAAAAATTGGATATTCAACTTGGTCTAGATGCCATGCTCCAACAAGAAGATATACAATGATGACATCAAATATAGTTGAATCAATAAATGCTGCATTGAAAGCTGCAAGAACGCTGCCAATCACTACAATGATGGAGGGCCTTCGAAGTTTAGTTCAAAAATGGGTATGGAAAAATGGTAACGAAGCAAACGGAACATTCACACAAGTAACAACAGATACTGAAACTGTGCTTAGAGAAAACTTTATTCGTGCCATTAAATTTCAG GTCTTCCCAGTAAACACTATACTGTACCAAGTTGTGGTTGAACAGAAAGGAAATTTTTTGGTCAACCTAATGGAGAAAACATGTGAATGCAAAAGATTCCAACAAGACGAAATACCGTGTGCACATGCAATAGCAGTATTCGCCAAAACACGGCTGAAAACATATGATTATGTTGCTGATTACTACAAAACTACAACTATGAAAGCAACATATGACTCAACTGTTCATCCATTGCCAAATGAAGGCGAATGGACACTGCCAGAGACTTTAAACATAATTGTCCTACCACCAAAATCAAGAAAACCACCAGGCCGCCCTAGAAGGAAAAGAATCAGATCTAGAGGAGAACCAAAGGTGCAAATAAAATGTGGAAGATGCGCACAGCAAGGGCATAACAGAAAAACATGCAGGAATGAACCAATCCCAAAGCTGCGAAACACAACAAAGTCAAAGAAAATAGACAAATAA
- the LOC133778598 gene encoding uncharacterized protein LOC133778598, with translation MDYSFVKIYEKMWFYKLQTCGEELMDTHINVCFYYLRKKIKLVDGLNKRVTTTDSWFDATIKGLYDNFVAAKCDSSIIRFDNLISDYIIGEYLFCNTPWVDVDHVLFPVHVKVQLHWVFIHFSIKSRMLTVYNSLTGKKNESIALPYVKAYSVVLPYFLDFLDFYCSRKDLDLNVGPYSVGKKDPIDFNFAKDLPFQEDK, from the exons ATGGATTATTCATTTGTTAAAATTTATGAGAAAATGTGGTTTTACAAGCTTCAAACTTGTGGGGAGGAGCTTATGGACACT catATAAATGTATGTTTTTATTACCTGAGGAAGAAGATTAAGCTGGTTGATGGTTTGAACAAGAGGGTTACAACTACAGACTCTTGGTTTGATGCAACTATCAAGGGTTTGTATGATAACTTTGTGGCAGCCAAATGTGATTCAAGCATCATTCGTTTTGATAATCTAATTTCAGATTACATTATTGGTGAATATTTGTTTTGTAACACTCCTTGGGTGGATGTGGATCATGTTCTTTTTCCTGTGCATGTGAAGGTTCAGTTGCATTGGGTTTTTATTCACTTTTCCATTAAGAGTAGGATGTTAACTGTCTACAATTCTTTGACGGGGAAGAAGAATGAGAGTATTGCTTTGCCATATGTGAAGGCTTACTCTGTTGTTTTACCATATTTTCTagattttcttgatttttattgTTCTAGGAAAGATTTGGACTTGAATGTTGGTCCATATTCTGTTGGGAAGAAGGATCCAATTGATTTTAACTTTGCCAAAGACTTGCCATTTCAAGAGGATAAGTAA